In one window of Ovis aries strain OAR_USU_Benz2616 breed Rambouillet chromosome 5, ARS-UI_Ramb_v3.0, whole genome shotgun sequence DNA:
- the RACK1 gene encoding small ribosomal subunit protein RACK1, producing MTEQMTLRGTLKGHNGWVTQIATTPQFPDMILSASRDKTIIMWKLTRDETNYGIPQRALRGHSHFVSDVVISSDGQFALSGSWDGTLRLWDLTTGTTTRRFVGHTKDVLSVAFSSDNRQIVSGSRDKTIKLWNTLGVCKYTVQDESHSEWVSCVRFSPNSSNPIIVSCGWDKLVKVWNLANCKLKTNHIGHTGYLNTVTVSPDGSLCASGGKDGQAMLWDLNEGKHLYTLDGGDIINALCFSPNRYWLCAATGPSIKIWDLEGKIIVDELKQEVISTSSKAEPPQCTSLAWSADGQTLFAGYTDNLVRVWQVTIGTR from the exons ATGACTGAACAGATGACCCTTCGTGGCACCCTCAAGGGCCACAACGGCTGGGTGACCCAGATCGCTACCACTCCCCAGTTCCCGGACATGATATTGTCCGCCTCTCGAG ATAAGACCATCATTATGTGGAAGCTGACCAGAGATGAGACCAACTATGGTATCCCACAGCGTGCTCTTCGGGGTCACTCCCACTTTGTTAGTGATGTGGTCATTTCCTCAGATGGCCAGTTTGCCCTCTCAGGCTCCTGGGATGGAACCCTTCGCCTTTGGGATCTCACAAC GGGCACCACCACTCGCCGATTTGTAGGCCATACCAAAGATGTGCTGAGTGTGGCCTTCTCTTCTGACAACCGGCAAATTGTCTCTGGCTCCCGAGACAAAACCATCAAACTATGGAATACTCTGGGTGTATGCAAATATACTGTCCAG GATGAAAGCCATTCAGAGTGGGTGTCTTGTGTCCGCTTCTCGCCCAACAGCAGCAATCCCATTATTGTTTCCTGTGGCTGGGACAAGCTGGTCAAG GTATGGAACTTGGCAAATTGTAAGCTGAAGACCAATCACATCGGCCACACAGGCTACCTGAACACTGTGACCGTCTCTCCAGATGGATCCCTCTGTGCTTCTGGAGGCAAG GATGGGCAGGCTATGTTGTGGGACCTCAATGAAGGCAAGCACCTTTACACACTAGATGGTGGGGACATCATCAACGCCCTGTGCTTCAGTCCCAACCGCTACTGGCTCTGTGCTGCCACGGGTCCTAGCATCAAGATCTGG GACTTGGAGGGCAAGATCATTGTAGATGAACTGAAGCAAGAAGTTATCAGTACCAGCAGTAAGGCAGAGCCTCCCCAGTGTACCTCTCTGGCCTGGTCTGCCGATGGCCAG ACACTGTTTGCTGGCTACACAGACAACCTGGTGCGAGTGTGGCAGGTAACCATCGGCACCCGCTAG